One genomic window of Ilyobacter polytropus DSM 2926 includes the following:
- a CDS encoding DMT family transporter: MNSYKNKEMIGALFICGAAVLWGFDGVVLTPRLYSLSVPLVVFILHLLPFAGMSVLFGKEEIKAAKKIPRKDFIYFFLIALFGGSIGTLAIVKALFLVNFKHLTVVTLLQKLQPVFAIILARIILKEKIGKNFLLWSSISLLAGYFLTFEFHVPEIANGGNMFKASLLSLLAAFSFGSGTVFGKKVLENSSFRTALYLRYGFTSLIMFLITLYTGSLGGISATTKTHWIIFTIIGLTSGSGAILLYYKGLNYIKANVATMCELCFPISSILFDYIFNGNILSPVQWISVFIMLISIYNITQNNSKHQNEEISQNI, encoded by the coding sequence ATGAATTCTTATAAAAACAAAGAAATGATAGGTGCTCTGTTTATCTGTGGTGCAGCAGTCTTATGGGGATTTGACGGGGTAGTCCTGACTCCTAGACTATACTCTCTAAGCGTTCCACTGGTAGTGTTTATATTACATCTACTTCCTTTTGCAGGAATGTCTGTTTTATTTGGAAAAGAAGAAATAAAAGCAGCAAAAAAAATACCTAGAAAAGATTTTATCTATTTTTTCCTGATTGCTTTATTCGGAGGTTCTATAGGTACTTTAGCCATTGTAAAAGCCCTGTTTTTAGTTAATTTCAAGCACCTCACTGTGGTGACGCTTCTGCAAAAACTCCAGCCTGTTTTTGCTATAATTCTTGCCAGGATTATATTAAAGGAAAAAATAGGAAAAAATTTCCTTTTATGGTCTTCTATATCATTATTAGCAGGATATTTTCTAACCTTTGAATTTCATGTTCCGGAAATAGCAAATGGAGGAAATATGTTCAAGGCCAGTCTTTTATCTCTCCTTGCAGCATTCTCATTTGGAAGCGGTACGGTATTTGGTAAAAAAGTCCTGGAAAACTCTTCTTTCAGGACTGCTCTGTATTTAAGGTATGGCTTTACCAGCCTTATAATGTTTTTAATAACTCTTTATACAGGAAGTCTCGGAGGCATATCAGCCACTACAAAAACACACTGGATTATTTTTACAATAATCGGTCTTACCAGCGGTAGTGGAGCAATACTGCTTTACTACAAGGGATTAAATTACATAAAGGCAAATGTTGCTACCATGTGTGAACTTTGTTTCCCCATATCGAGTATATTATTTGATTATATATTCAACGGGAATATTCTAAGTCCAGTCCAATGGATCAGTGTCTTTATAATGCTTATATCTATATATAACATCACCCAAAACAACTCCAAACATCAAAATGAAGAAATTTCTCAAAATATATAA
- a CDS encoding nitroreductase family protein produces MIYDLIKNTRSIRSFGDKKITKEEIMEIMKCVRLSAASRNLQGIKYITVIQEESLKKVFPLTHWAGLLEWNPSESESPSAYILMCSDKNLPLPEKSLYCDIGIAAQNIMLKATEMGYGGCMIGAFDKNKVKEAMNIADDFQVELIIALGESAEKIKIIDAKNGKINYFRDENNVHYVPKRPLNELIIDEK; encoded by the coding sequence ATGATTTATGATTTAATTAAAAATACCAGATCTATCAGAAGCTTTGGAGATAAAAAAATAACCAAAGAAGAGATAATGGAAATAATGAAGTGTGTAAGATTGTCAGCTGCTAGCAGAAATCTGCAAGGAATTAAATATATAACTGTAATTCAAGAGGAAAGCTTAAAAAAAGTATTTCCACTCACACACTGGGCTGGTCTTCTAGAATGGAACCCTTCAGAATCAGAAAGTCCCTCGGCATACATTCTCATGTGCAGTGATAAAAATCTTCCTCTTCCGGAAAAGTCTCTTTACTGTGATATAGGTATCGCCGCTCAAAATATTATGCTAAAAGCTACAGAGATGGGGTATGGAGGCTGTATGATCGGAGCCTTTGACAAAAATAAAGTCAAAGAAGCAATGAATATAGCAGATGACTTTCAGGTGGAGCTTATCATAGCTCTAGGAGAATCTGCAGAAAAGATAAAAATTATAGACGCAAAAAATGGAAAGATAAATTATTTCAGAGATGAAAATAATGTTCACTATGTACCTAAAAGGCCTTTAAACGAGCTTATAATTGATGAAAAATAA
- the htpG gene encoding molecular chaperone HtpG yields MSKETLNFQTETSELLNLVIHSIYTHKEIFLRELVSNASDAIDKLKFLSITDKGLLEGDQDFKIEIAASKDKKVIKISDNGIGMNHDELVANLGTIAKSGSKAFMKAMKESKKQSDLEIIGQFGVGFYSAFMVAEKITVATRRAGEEKAYKWESDGKNTFVIDEIKKEKRGTEITLHIREDKENPNDEYLEEYKIRELIKKYSDYVRYPINLEVEKKDGDKTEKIMETLNSMIPIWKKNKTDVTEEEYNEFYISKFHDWEKPLMNIHIKVEGNIDYTALLYIPSRTPMDFYTKDYEKGLQLYTKNVFIMDKCKQLVPDHFRFVKGLVDSADFSLNISREILQQDRQLQSLGKNIQKKIQRELENLLKNDRKKYELFWDAFGTDIKAGIYSEYGLHKDNLKNLLIFHSTFSDDKTTLSEYVSRMTEDQKEIYYVSGEDLESLKKMPQMEAVKEKGYEVLFLNERVDEFAIRTLMEFDGKPFKSVTESNLDLEDEMEKKILEESEGENKNLLDGIQDALKDKISKVKLTNRLKSSAVCLVSGENGISFEMEKVMKDIPGQEDAVKAERILEINPSHNLFKALKSIYEKSPEEIVDYADILYNQALLVEGFQLDDPVEFSNKITNLLIKASK; encoded by the coding sequence ATGTCAAAAGAAACTTTAAATTTTCAAACAGAAACCAGTGAACTTTTAAATCTGGTAATCCACTCGATTTACACACACAAAGAAATTTTTTTAAGGGAGTTGGTTTCCAATGCAAGTGATGCAATAGATAAACTAAAATTTTTATCTATTACAGATAAAGGGCTTTTAGAAGGAGATCAGGATTTTAAAATAGAGATAGCAGCGTCAAAGGATAAAAAAGTTATAAAGATATCTGATAACGGTATAGGGATGAATCACGATGAGTTAGTTGCGAATCTAGGTACTATTGCCAAGTCAGGATCAAAGGCTTTTATGAAGGCAATGAAAGAATCTAAGAAACAATCTGACCTAGAGATAATAGGACAGTTTGGTGTAGGTTTTTACTCTGCTTTTATGGTAGCTGAGAAGATAACAGTTGCCACAAGAAGAGCTGGAGAGGAAAAAGCTTATAAATGGGAGTCAGACGGGAAAAATACCTTTGTAATAGATGAGATTAAAAAAGAGAAGAGGGGTACAGAGATAACCCTTCATATAAGAGAGGATAAAGAAAATCCAAACGACGAATATTTAGAAGAATACAAAATAAGAGAGTTGATTAAAAAGTACTCTGATTATGTAAGATATCCTATAAACCTAGAAGTTGAAAAAAAAGATGGGGATAAAACAGAAAAAATTATGGAAACCTTAAATTCTATGATTCCTATCTGGAAAAAAAATAAAACTGATGTAACTGAAGAAGAATATAACGAGTTTTATATTTCAAAATTTCATGATTGGGAAAAACCACTTATGAATATTCATATAAAAGTAGAGGGAAATATAGATTACACTGCTCTTCTTTATATCCCGTCAAGAACACCTATGGATTTTTATACTAAGGACTATGAAAAGGGACTTCAACTTTACACCAAAAATGTATTTATTATGGATAAGTGCAAACAACTTGTTCCAGACCATTTTAGATTTGTAAAAGGTTTAGTAGATTCTGCCGACTTTTCACTTAATATATCAAGAGAAATACTTCAACAGGACAGACAGCTGCAGAGCCTAGGTAAAAATATACAGAAAAAAATTCAGAGAGAGTTAGAAAATTTATTGAAGAATGACAGGAAAAAATATGAGCTTTTCTGGGATGCCTTCGGTACGGATATAAAAGCAGGTATATACAGTGAATATGGTTTACATAAAGATAATCTTAAAAATCTTTTGATTTTCCATAGCACTTTCAGTGATGATAAAACAACTCTTTCTGAATATGTTAGCAGAATGACTGAGGATCAGAAGGAGATATATTATGTCTCAGGTGAGGATCTTGAATCCCTTAAAAAAATGCCTCAGATGGAAGCAGTAAAGGAAAAAGGTTATGAAGTTCTTTTCCTGAATGAACGTGTAGACGAGTTTGCCATAAGAACTCTTATGGAGTTTGACGGAAAGCCTTTTAAATCTGTTACTGAGTCAAATTTAGACCTTGAAGACGAGATGGAAAAAAAGATTTTAGAAGAGAGTGAAGGAGAAAACAAAAATCTCTTAGACGGAATTCAAGATGCCTTGAAGGATAAAATATCCAAGGTAAAACTAACAAACAGATTAAAATCAAGTGCAGTCTGCTTGGTAAGCGGTGAAAACGGTATTTCTTTTGAGATGGAGAAAGTTATGAAGGATATTCCTGGACAAGAAGATGCTGTAAAGGCAGAAAGAATTTTAGAGATAAATCCATCTCACAATCTATTTAAGGCTTTAAAATCTATTTATGAAAAATCACCTGAGGAAATTGTAGACTATGCTGATATTCTTTACAATCAGGCACTTCTTGTAGAGGGGTTCCAGTTAGATGATCCTGTGGAATTTTCCAACAAGATAACTAATCTTTTGATAAAAGCATCAAAATAG
- a CDS encoding peptide ABC transporter substrate-binding protein: MKKAHKITILLSFLIISISLISFFNPLSDPPEKNPEKLSKDEISIFFNYEPKTLDPSKAADDYSIELLKNSLEGLTRISKNSVGEEVPEKAGALSWKIEDDGKRWIFFLRDYQWEDGRKVTAEDFEYGIKRSLDPKTASPMAYLLYPIKNAEKYNSGKADKESLGVKSIDNKTLVVELENPTPYFIQLTASTLMSPQRKDIVEKYGESYGSSADKMVYNGPYKISEWNHEKKIVLSKNKNYWDKHSVKLSNVNVHIVKDENVRMAMLSKGQADIVEATKKEWADKFIKSKKFNEISGYSAATNFLFFNQKSELFKNKKIRKAFSMGVKRHEMAEVIYRGIFEPAYGWVPPKVSIGEQEYRKKRGNFIKEDSEEARELLIEGLKELGINKSPEDITVTFLNPSTTTWARKYSEYLAQMYKETLGINVRSEFVQWSIFEGEVAKLNYDFAGMGWYGDYNDPSSFLEPFVSDQGSIVTGWKNINYNQLLKKTTLTLDEEKRYEYFKEAEEILIDNAVIAPTVFLKRRIFHKKNLKGLLISVFGSTDYKNVFVEKK, from the coding sequence ATGAAAAAGGCTCATAAAATAACGATACTTTTAAGTTTTTTAATTATTTCAATATCCTTAATATCATTTTTTAATCCTTTATCCGATCCTCCGGAAAAGAATCCAGAAAAATTGAGCAAAGATGAAATCAGCATTTTTTTCAACTACGAACCTAAAACCCTCGATCCTTCCAAGGCAGCAGATGATTATTCTATAGAACTCTTAAAAAACTCATTAGAGGGTTTAACTAGAATTTCAAAAAATTCTGTGGGAGAAGAGGTTCCCGAAAAAGCCGGAGCTCTCTCATGGAAGATAGAAGACGACGGTAAAAGATGGATTTTCTTTCTGAGAGATTATCAGTGGGAAGATGGTAGAAAAGTTACAGCGGAAGATTTTGAGTACGGAATTAAAAGAAGTCTCGACCCGAAGACAGCCTCTCCTATGGCATATCTTCTATATCCAATAAAAAATGCTGAAAAATATAATAGCGGAAAAGCGGATAAAGAGAGCCTGGGAGTAAAGTCTATAGATAATAAAACCCTTGTTGTAGAATTAGAAAACCCAACACCTTATTTCATACAGTTAACCGCCTCGACTCTTATGTCTCCTCAGAGAAAAGATATCGTCGAAAAATATGGTGAGTCTTATGGAAGCAGTGCTGATAAAATGGTATATAATGGGCCTTATAAGATAAGTGAATGGAATCATGAAAAAAAGATAGTTTTGTCAAAAAACAAAAACTACTGGGATAAACATTCTGTAAAACTATCTAACGTAAATGTTCATATTGTCAAAGATGAAAATGTGAGAATGGCAATGCTCTCAAAAGGACAGGCAGATATCGTAGAGGCAACAAAAAAAGAGTGGGCAGATAAGTTTATAAAAAGTAAAAAATTCAATGAGATTTCTGGATACAGTGCCGCCACTAATTTCTTATTTTTCAATCAAAAATCAGAACTCTTCAAAAATAAGAAAATAAGAAAAGCTTTCTCTATGGGAGTTAAACGTCATGAGATGGCTGAAGTTATATATAGGGGAATATTTGAGCCAGCTTACGGCTGGGTCCCTCCTAAGGTAAGTATAGGGGAACAAGAGTACAGAAAAAAAAGAGGTAATTTTATAAAAGAAGATAGTGAAGAGGCAAGAGAACTTCTTATAGAGGGATTGAAAGAACTTGGAATAAACAAGTCTCCAGAAGATATAACTGTAACTTTTTTAAACCCAAGTACTACAACATGGGCTAGAAAATATTCTGAATATCTTGCACAAATGTACAAAGAAACACTAGGGATTAATGTTAGATCTGAATTTGTTCAGTGGTCTATTTTTGAAGGAGAAGTTGCTAAACTAAATTATGACTTTGCTGGTATGGGATGGTATGGAGATTATAATGACCCTTCAAGTTTTTTAGAACCTTTTGTAAGCGACCAAGGTTCTATTGTTACCGGTTGGAAAAATATTAATTATAATCAACTACTGAAAAAAACAACCTTGACTTTAGACGAAGAAAAAAGATATGAGTATTTCAAAGAAGCAGAAGAAATTCTTATTGATAATGCTGTTATTGCTCCCACTGTATTTTTAAAAAGAAGAATATTTCATAAAAAAAATCTTAAAGGTTTATTAATATCGGTATTTGGCAGCACTGACTATAAAAATGTATTTGTTGAAAAAAAATAA